In the Alteromonas sp. M12 genome, one interval contains:
- a CDS encoding TonB-dependent receptor has translation MTKTRFAKTHLATSLSLVLGASLCAPLAAQEAEDLEVIQVTGLRGSLQEAAAIKRSSAGVVDAISAEDIGKFPDTNLAESLQRITGVSISRTNGEGSEVTVRGFAGGNNMITLNGRTMPAAITYGAGSGADGTTKSGNTRSFDFANLASESIRAVEVYKTGKANIATGGIGATINIITAKPLDQEGFVATVGAKAVHDTTNRTGDDLTPELSTIVSYANDEKTFGVSLSAVHQERDSGYTGATVNNWNIDYWDDIADPDRMWNNNTTANYVNAPEQGQLYARPNDIRYAFSNTQRTRDNMQLTLQFAPTDDFKASLDYTFAENEIVEQRGEIGNWLQIGTNTGTVEFDNSAVKTPIYISETYAGGVDEGYEQQWREQTNTLDSIGVNFEYNVNDDFKIMFDAHDSTMHSRGTGPRGSGELAVGLGAPTVTSREWFWDGDLPTYTNVYDDSIRGANNNGQVDAGDVGSSIARIRNASQESKITQYKLDATYFLDSGHFDFGVEAREMESRSFQTAGNNIALGNWGVANPGEFGDLIQPFDLPGEFDDFTTNSGGYGFIANAPDLYTAAEALYPGIPAGTEDALSFDDTIQEDSLAAYVQVALEGEIGEMPFSILTGVRYETTDVTSTSLISRNYFQWEDNNDVVSYVDGSETSYVTAESDYDFLLPSLDLKLEIKDDLIGRFSYSKTIARAGFGSLGVSASNFAGGGGSTLLGAQPTADASNPALLPLESSNVDLSLEWYYDETSYVSAGLFQKDVVNFLGSRQVDQPLLGIRDVTGGPRAEAAVQALADRGIALDDTSLYAMMVLLSQPEAFPGGADDYTGSPEQIQQLAETEGWDLVANEDDPEVIFRTNTPDNNRAAKIYGAEFAVQHFFGDTGFGVQANYTFVRGDVGFDNEADPNQSQFALVGLSDTANLVAMYEKDGFQARVALNWRDKYLAEVNKGSSNNPRYVESYTQLDVNVSYDINDQFTVFFEGLNITEEDIREHARNETQLWYATDLGARYQMGARYKF, from the coding sequence ATGACTAAAACAAGGTTTGCAAAAACCCATCTAGCAACGAGCCTTTCGCTCGTTTTAGGGGCTTCACTGTGCGCACCACTAGCTGCACAAGAAGCTGAAGACTTAGAGGTTATCCAAGTAACAGGTTTACGGGGAAGTTTACAAGAGGCTGCGGCCATAAAACGCTCGTCAGCTGGTGTAGTTGACGCTATTTCTGCTGAAGATATCGGTAAATTCCCTGACACCAACTTAGCAGAATCGCTGCAACGTATAACCGGTGTTTCGATCAGTCGTACCAATGGCGAAGGCTCTGAAGTTACTGTCCGCGGTTTTGCGGGTGGAAACAACATGATTACCTTAAACGGTAGAACAATGCCTGCAGCAATAACCTATGGTGCAGGCTCAGGTGCGGATGGTACAACTAAAAGTGGAAACACGCGCTCATTCGATTTTGCAAACCTAGCATCGGAAAGTATCAGAGCTGTCGAAGTATACAAAACAGGTAAAGCGAACATTGCAACTGGTGGAATTGGTGCAACCATTAATATAATCACCGCTAAACCACTTGATCAAGAAGGTTTTGTGGCTACTGTCGGCGCAAAAGCGGTACACGATACTACCAACCGTACTGGTGATGATCTTACCCCTGAATTGTCTACTATTGTAAGCTACGCTAATGATGAGAAAACATTTGGTGTGAGTTTGTCTGCTGTGCATCAAGAACGTGATTCAGGTTATACCGGCGCCACTGTGAATAACTGGAATATTGACTATTGGGATGATATCGCCGATCCGGATAGAATGTGGAATAACAACACCACAGCAAACTATGTTAATGCTCCAGAGCAGGGACAGCTTTATGCGCGTCCCAATGACATCCGTTATGCATTTTCAAATACCCAAAGAACTCGCGACAATATGCAGCTAACATTGCAGTTTGCACCAACGGATGACTTTAAAGCGTCATTAGACTACACCTTTGCTGAAAACGAAATTGTTGAGCAACGTGGTGAAATTGGTAACTGGCTGCAAATCGGTACAAATACCGGGACGGTAGAGTTCGATAATTCTGCTGTGAAAACACCCATCTACATATCTGAAACCTATGCTGGAGGTGTAGATGAAGGGTACGAGCAACAGTGGCGTGAACAGACGAATACACTAGATTCGATTGGTGTGAACTTTGAATACAATGTTAATGATGATTTTAAAATCATGTTTGATGCGCACGACTCAACGATGCATAGTCGGGGGACAGGTCCAAGAGGTTCCGGCGAACTAGCGGTAGGTTTAGGGGCGCCAACAGTGACCTCAAGAGAATGGTTTTGGGATGGTGACTTGCCTACCTATACTAATGTATATGACGACAGCATTCGAGGTGCAAACAATAACGGGCAAGTGGATGCCGGTGATGTAGGTTCGTCGATTGCTCGTATTAGAAACGCCAGCCAAGAGTCTAAAATCACCCAGTATAAACTTGACGCTACTTACTTCCTAGACAGCGGTCATTTTGATTTTGGTGTGGAAGCTCGTGAAATGGAATCTCGCTCATTTCAAACTGCTGGCAACAACATTGCTTTGGGTAATTGGGGGGTCGCTAACCCTGGTGAATTCGGTGACTTGATTCAACCGTTTGATTTGCCGGGTGAGTTCGACGACTTTACCACAAACTCTGGTGGTTATGGTTTCATTGCTAACGCGCCTGATTTGTATACTGCAGCAGAAGCTCTTTATCCTGGTATTCCAGCTGGAACCGAGGACGCATTGTCATTCGACGATACGATACAAGAAGATTCCTTAGCCGCTTACGTTCAAGTCGCCTTAGAAGGTGAAATCGGAGAAATGCCATTTAGCATCTTAACCGGTGTGCGTTATGAAACTACAGACGTGACTTCGACTTCATTAATTAGTCGTAACTACTTTCAATGGGAAGACAATAATGACGTAGTGTCATATGTGGATGGTTCAGAAACCAGTTATGTTACGGCAGAAAGTGACTATGACTTTTTATTACCGAGCCTGGATTTAAAACTTGAGATTAAAGATGATTTAATCGGTCGCTTCTCATATAGCAAAACAATTGCTCGAGCAGGATTTGGAAGTTTAGGTGTATCTGCTTCAAACTTTGCTGGCGGTGGTGGTTCAACATTGTTGGGTGCGCAACCAACAGCGGATGCGTCAAATCCTGCCTTATTACCATTGGAGTCGTCTAACGTCGATTTATCATTGGAATGGTACTACGATGAAACAAGTTATGTTTCAGCCGGTTTGTTCCAAAAAGATGTGGTTAATTTCTTAGGTAGCCGTCAAGTTGACCAACCGCTACTAGGTATTCGTGATGTAACTGGCGGTCCCCGTGCCGAGGCTGCCGTTCAAGCGCTAGCCGACCGCGGTATTGCACTTGATGACACATCACTTTACGCCATGATGGTATTGCTAAGTCAACCAGAAGCCTTCCCTGGTGGAGCTGATGATTACACTGGTTCGCCAGAACAAATTCAACAGTTAGCCGAAACCGAAGGTTGGGATTTGGTCGCAAATGAGGATGATCCTGAAGTCATTTTCCGTACTAATACACCAGACAATAACCGAGCAGCCAAAATTTATGGCGCTGAATTTGCGGTACAACACTTCTTTGGTGATACCGGCTTTGGTGTGCAGGCTAACTATACGTTTGTACGCGGAGATGTGGGCTTTGATAACGAAGCGGATCCTAACCAGTCGCAATTTGCTTTAGTGGGTTTGAGTGATACGGCTAACTTAGTGGCTATGTACGAAAAAGATGGTTTCCAAGCACGTGTTGCCCTTAACTGGCGTGATAAATACTTGGCAGAAGTGAATAAAGGTAGTTCTAATAACCCGCGTTATGTGGAGTCTTATACTCAACTTGATGTAAACGTTAGCTACGATATTAACGACCAATTCACAGTGTTCTTTGAAGGTTTGAATATAACTGAAGAAGACATCCGTGAACACGCTCGAAACGAAACGCAATTATGGTATGCAACCGATTTAGGTGCACGCTATCAAATGGGGGCTCGTTACAAGTTCTAA